A stretch of Plasmodium vinckei vinckei genome assembly, chromosome: PVVCY_05 DNA encodes these proteins:
- a CDS encoding RAP protein, putative, with product MINKAIKKLSTRNLLCFVSRQKEDKIINYNKYFISRNVSNIRNDLFDGIPNGEIDKDKLIYLVKNIQIIDLKEKGILNNISNLLKNHINQFNIDEIYLIIHSFSKLNFTKYSLYNNFVKIIMTKKPVINTRMLTQILIDLHKTSSLDLNALTFFTQYYINNLVKSFSLFDISMILYIFNKYNYNDFVTVNKICQVISDHFIPIIDEDKGVLTTILLSLSVLNLNYEIYSNFLKLHVYTNYEKFEIKYLCNISYSIALWLARDCVKDKFLRELLSKIVVLLINNMHKLKNDELKQLHIVLYFLRAIGENYEEAIKKLEKKNIKNTITVSKMQQQVERIFTEIGLNVDKEFPVGPYILDFALKKKKIDIEVNGFTHYYTFDGKINNKTNLKYFILNKLNWKIVTIEYMDWKNKSKDDKIKYIETNILEKIK from the exons ATGATTAATAAggcaataaaaaaattaagtacAAGAAATTTGTTATGTTTTGTATCAAGACAAAAAGAAGATAagattataaattataataaatattttataagcCGAAATGTAAGTAATATTAGAaatgatttatttgatGGTATCCCCAATGGAGAAATTGATAAGGACAAgctaatatatttagtGAAGaacatacaaataatagatttaaaagaaaaagggatactaaataatattagcaatttattaaaaaaccatataaatcaatttaatatagatgaaatatatttaattatacatTCTTTTAGTAAGttaaattttacaaaatattcattatacaataattttgtaaaaattattatgactAAAAAGCCAGTGATAAATACAAGAATGCTAACACAAATATTAATTGATCTTCATAAAACATCATCTTTAGATTTAAATGCTTTAACATTCTTTAcacaatattatataaataacttAGTTAAAagtttttctttatttgaCATTTCtatgatattatatatatttaacaaGTATAATTACAACGATTTTGTAACTgtcaataaaatatgtcaGGTTATTTCAGACCATTTTATTCCTATAATTGATGAG GACAAAGGTGTGTTGACGACAATTTTGTTAAGCCTATCTGTACTTAACTTGAATTATGAAATTTACtcgaattttttaaaattgcatgtatatacaaattatgaaaagtttgaaataaaatatttgtgtaatatttcatattctATCGCACTTTGGCTAGCTCGTGATTGTGTAAAAGACAAATTCTTAAGAGAATTATTAAGCAAGATTGTGgttttgttaataaataatatgcataagcttaaaaatgatgaactGAAACAG cttCACATAGTGTTATACTTTTTAAGGGCAATCGGAGAAAATTATGAAGAggcaataaaaaaacttgaaaaaaaaaatattaaaaatacaataacAGTGTCTAAAATGCAACAACAAGTTGAAAGAATTTTCACAGAAATCGGATTAAATGTGGATAAGGAATTTCCTGTCGGTCCATATATTCTAGATTttgcattaaaaaaaaaaaag ATTGACATTGAAGTCAATGGATTTACGCATTATTACACATTTgatggaaaaataaataacaaaacaaatctgaaatatttcatattaaataaGCTTAATTGGAAG ATTGTTACTATCGAATATATGGattggaaaaataaatcaaaagat gataaaataaaatatatagagacaaatatattggaaaaaataaaatag